A region from the Sandaracinus amylolyticus genome encodes:
- a CDS encoding D-alanine--D-alanine ligase family protein: MRRGIDVAAAHRDMRVTILTYVEHAGEAPDVVVPQVEDALRSKGHEVAVLPVHDELERFIGELRDHRPDLVFNLLEMFADDLLLEVPAAGVYDLLHVPHTGGGPGEFYLAQDKALAKKLLAYEQILYPRFAVFPKHAGLETGGNLRMPLFVKPLCADASIGIDSHALVHDANELMRRVLKIHDEVNDAALAEEYIEGREVYVGVIGNAEPIALPPIEVDFSGMPEGALHVLDRAAKWETESAAYKGTKSVVAKLEPELEARVKKVAVDAYRALRVRDYGRVDLRLAPTGEIYVIEVNPSCYLERSSELAMAAKAAGIEYEDLVQKIVDLAIERHHPRAKERRRAGK; encoded by the coding sequence ATGCGACGCGGCATCGACGTTGCAGCCGCGCACCGCGACATGCGCGTCACGATCCTCACGTACGTCGAGCACGCGGGCGAAGCACCGGACGTCGTCGTCCCGCAGGTCGAGGACGCGCTGCGCAGCAAGGGCCACGAGGTCGCCGTGCTGCCGGTGCACGACGAGCTCGAGCGCTTCATCGGCGAGCTGCGCGATCACCGCCCAGACCTCGTCTTCAACCTGCTCGAGATGTTCGCCGACGACCTCCTGCTCGAGGTGCCGGCGGCCGGCGTCTACGACCTGCTGCACGTGCCGCACACCGGCGGCGGGCCCGGCGAGTTCTATCTCGCGCAGGACAAGGCGCTCGCGAAGAAGCTGCTCGCGTACGAGCAGATCCTCTACCCGCGCTTCGCGGTGTTCCCGAAGCACGCCGGGCTCGAGACCGGCGGCAACCTGCGCATGCCGCTCTTCGTGAAGCCGCTCTGCGCCGACGCGTCGATCGGCATCGACTCGCACGCGCTGGTGCACGACGCGAACGAGCTGATGCGGCGCGTGCTGAAGATCCACGACGAGGTCAACGACGCCGCGCTCGCCGAGGAGTACATCGAGGGGCGCGAGGTCTACGTCGGCGTGATCGGCAACGCGGAGCCGATCGCGCTGCCGCCGATCGAGGTGGACTTCTCGGGCATGCCCGAGGGCGCGCTCCACGTGCTCGACCGCGCGGCGAAGTGGGAGACCGAGAGCGCCGCCTACAAGGGCACGAAGTCGGTGGTGGCGAAGCTCGAGCCCGAGCTCGAGGCGCGCGTGAAGAAGGTCGCGGTGGACGCGTACCGCGCGCTGCGGGTGCGCGACTACGGGCGCGTCGATCTGCGGCTCGCGCCGACCGGCGAGATCTACGTGATCGAGGTGAACCCGAGCTGCTACCTCGAGCGCTCGAGCGAGCTCGCGATGGCCGCGAAGGCCGCGGGCATCGAGTACGAGGACCTCGTGCAGAAGATCGTGGACCTCGCGATCGAGCGTCATCACCCGCGCGCGAAGGAGCGCCGCCGCGCCGGGAAGTGA
- a CDS encoding glutathione S-transferase family protein: MTYRLYYWPEIPGRGEFVRLALEDAGAEYVDVARTPAKKGGGVPAILRVLDGELGALPPFAPPVLFDPDGELVIAQTAAILDHLASRHRALAGGGDHARRVGALQLQLTIADLVSEAHDTHHPISVALTYEEQKAESARRAASFVRERAPKFLAYFEDVLARGGGEHLVGARFGYVELSIAHVLDGLAYAFPRGFASWRASIPGLLALRDRTWARPRIAAYLASPRRLAFSEAGIFRHYPELDR, from the coding sequence ATGACGTACCGGCTCTACTACTGGCCCGAGATCCCGGGGCGCGGCGAATTCGTGCGGCTCGCGCTCGAGGATGCCGGCGCGGAGTACGTCGACGTGGCGCGCACCCCGGCGAAGAAGGGCGGCGGCGTGCCCGCGATCCTGCGCGTGCTCGACGGCGAGCTCGGCGCGCTGCCTCCCTTCGCGCCGCCGGTGCTCTTCGATCCCGACGGCGAGCTCGTCATCGCGCAGACCGCAGCCATCCTCGATCACCTCGCGTCGCGACATCGCGCGCTCGCGGGCGGCGGCGACCACGCGCGGCGCGTCGGCGCGCTGCAGCTCCAGCTCACGATCGCCGACCTCGTCAGCGAGGCCCACGACACGCACCACCCGATCTCGGTCGCGCTCACCTACGAGGAGCAGAAGGCGGAGTCCGCGCGCCGCGCCGCGTCGTTCGTGCGCGAGCGCGCGCCGAAGTTCCTCGCGTACTTCGAGGACGTGCTCGCGCGCGGCGGCGGCGAGCACCTCGTCGGCGCGCGCTTCGGCTACGTCGAGCTCTCGATCGCGCACGTGCTCGACGGGCTCGCCTACGCGTTCCCGCGCGGCTTCGCGTCGTGGCGCGCGTCGATCCCCGGCCTCCTCGCGCTGCGCGATCGCACCTGGGCGCGACCGCGCATCGCCGCGTACCTCGCGTCACCGCGACGGCTCGCGTTCTCCGAGGCCGGGATCTTCCGCCACTATCCCGAGCTCGATCGCTGA
- a CDS encoding serine/threonine-protein kinase, translating into MEHAATVVTARGTHGTSTGSTGGSTGSDVHGAVTTWEHLGNLRRAKAPLLFGLFVWPLFALMDVAFIATGGEGDVGTLVAIRALPLPWFAVATVRVSRRPPITRREFYFLVYGAIYVMMAAITLQSAMTGGFRSLYAEAGLAVLAATTVVPRPWREHAAPMSGAALIYPIGMLVGEMFFSRMQGQITDPQAVNSLGVHVVMLWTTALIVIIASHRLWSLRKEVYEARSIGKYELRRRIGKGGMGEVWAAWHRGLEREVALKILKMLEDDEEGAMLRFEREVRLSSGLTHPHTVRVFDYGTTEDGLLYYAMELLNGVSLAELVKRDGALPAPRAVHLVTQAARALAEAHDRGIVHRDVKPENLFVTAAGGENDFVKVLDFGIARVEADGGHLTRTGAVAGTPSTMSPEVITGDRATSASDVYGLGAVLYYALTGRPPFVGEVAASTLIAHLHEAVVPPSARAPHDVPEDLEAIVLRCLEKKPGDRYPDGRALAEALARSSVAGTWVPAPAPPSIAPPPPSSPSIAQLATTQDAVELPSTANEQPTTIAVPRR; encoded by the coding sequence ATGGAGCATGCTGCGACCGTGGTGACGGCGCGCGGCACCCACGGCACGAGCACGGGCAGCACCGGCGGCAGCACCGGCAGCGACGTGCACGGTGCCGTGACGACGTGGGAGCACCTCGGCAACCTCCGTCGCGCCAAGGCACCGCTGCTCTTCGGCCTCTTCGTGTGGCCGCTCTTCGCGCTGATGGACGTCGCGTTCATCGCGACCGGCGGCGAGGGCGACGTCGGGACGCTCGTCGCGATCCGCGCGCTGCCGCTGCCGTGGTTCGCGGTCGCGACGGTCCGCGTCTCGCGCCGACCACCGATCACGCGCCGCGAGTTCTACTTCCTCGTGTACGGCGCGATCTACGTGATGATGGCTGCCATCACGCTGCAGTCCGCGATGACCGGCGGCTTCCGCAGCCTCTACGCGGAGGCGGGGCTCGCGGTCCTCGCCGCGACGACGGTCGTGCCGCGACCGTGGCGCGAGCACGCTGCGCCGATGTCGGGCGCGGCGCTGATCTATCCGATCGGCATGCTCGTCGGCGAGATGTTCTTCTCGCGCATGCAGGGTCAGATCACCGACCCGCAGGCGGTGAACTCGCTCGGCGTGCACGTCGTCATGCTGTGGACGACGGCGCTGATCGTGATCATCGCGTCGCACCGCCTCTGGTCGCTGCGCAAAGAGGTCTACGAGGCGCGGAGCATCGGCAAGTACGAGCTGCGCCGCCGCATCGGCAAGGGCGGCATGGGCGAGGTCTGGGCCGCGTGGCACCGCGGGCTCGAGCGCGAGGTGGCGCTGAAGATCCTCAAGATGCTGGAGGACGACGAAGAGGGCGCGATGCTGCGCTTCGAGCGCGAGGTGCGCCTCTCGTCGGGCCTCACGCACCCGCACACCGTGCGCGTGTTCGACTACGGCACGACCGAGGACGGGCTCCTCTACTACGCGATGGAGCTGCTGAACGGCGTGAGCCTCGCCGAGCTCGTGAAGCGCGACGGCGCGCTGCCCGCGCCGCGCGCCGTGCACCTCGTGACCCAGGCCGCGCGCGCCCTCGCCGAAGCGCACGATCGCGGGATCGTCCACCGCGACGTGAAGCCCGAGAACCTCTTCGTCACCGCGGCCGGCGGCGAGAACGACTTCGTGAAGGTGCTCGACTTCGGCATCGCGCGCGTCGAGGCCGACGGAGGCCACCTGACGCGCACCGGCGCCGTCGCGGGCACTCCGTCGACGATGAGCCCCGAGGTGATCACCGGTGATCGCGCGACCTCCGCGAGCGACGTCTACGGCCTCGGCGCGGTGCTCTACTACGCGCTCACCGGTCGTCCGCCGTTCGTCGGCGAGGTCGCGGCGAGCACGCTGATCGCGCACCTGCACGAGGCCGTGGTGCCGCCGAGCGCGCGGGCGCCGCACGACGTGCCCGAAGATCTCGAAGCGATCGTCCTGCGCTGCCTCGAGAAGAAGCCGGGCGATCGGTACCCCGACGGCCGCGCGCTCGCCGAGGCGCTCGCGCGGAGCAGCGTCGCGGGCACGTGGGTCCCCGCGCCCGCGCCGCCGTCGATCGCCCCGCCGCCGCCGAGCAGCCCGTCGATCGCGCAGCTCGCGACCACGCAGGACGCCGTCGAGCTGCCGTCGACCGCGAACGAGCAGCCGACGACGATCGCCGTGCCGCGCCGCTGA
- a CDS encoding alpha/beta hydrolase family protein: MRGGTAALALIVMCGCAGAPPIAPVAPRGLAVSCDDELATLPDADPAVAPGAIVRCARDVHGLRIAYRTTRSGDVPAIATARVIVPASAHEGAPHVVVAHGTVGLADACAPSLAAPDELVRAFASRGWPVIAPDYAGLGSAGVQGYGDNDDTARSVLDAARALATLLGERAPVVLAGHSQGGGAVLSAQSIARRYAGEDTAIAAVIAIAPGWPVRDRLETLRDPARRLRGGDELSAVVGAMFLYAWHARAYGETRAGEGFPLASRDALVHALERGCVGSLLTTVPRLAPTLGALVDDELRAALVACTDAGECDDRARAILEWSRANVMRGDPEGAPIHVLQGDHDGITTPARTRCIVDHLRASAIEPHVCVMDADHLSIVPRGVGHTIAIVESALRGDPAPGCANDALPECVPE; the protein is encoded by the coding sequence ATGCGAGGTGGGACGGCAGCGCTCGCGCTGATCGTGATGTGCGGATGTGCGGGCGCGCCGCCGATCGCGCCGGTCGCTCCGCGCGGGCTCGCGGTGTCGTGCGACGACGAGCTCGCGACGCTGCCCGACGCCGATCCCGCGGTGGCGCCGGGCGCGATCGTGCGGTGTGCGCGCGACGTGCACGGCCTGCGCATCGCGTACCGCACCACGCGCAGCGGCGACGTGCCCGCGATCGCGACGGCGCGCGTGATCGTGCCCGCGAGCGCGCACGAAGGCGCGCCGCACGTGGTGGTCGCGCACGGCACCGTGGGGCTCGCGGATGCGTGCGCGCCCTCGCTCGCCGCGCCCGACGAGCTGGTGCGCGCCTTCGCGTCGCGCGGCTGGCCGGTGATCGCGCCGGACTACGCGGGGCTCGGGAGCGCGGGCGTGCAGGGCTACGGCGACAACGACGACACCGCGCGCTCGGTGCTCGATGCGGCGCGCGCGCTCGCGACGTTGCTCGGGGAGCGCGCGCCGGTCGTGCTCGCGGGCCACAGCCAGGGCGGCGGCGCGGTGCTCTCGGCGCAGTCGATCGCGCGGCGCTACGCCGGTGAGGACACGGCGATCGCGGCGGTGATCGCGATCGCGCCGGGATGGCCGGTGCGCGATCGGCTCGAGACGTTGCGTGATCCCGCGCGACGGCTGCGCGGCGGTGACGAGCTGAGCGCGGTGGTCGGCGCGATGTTCCTCTACGCGTGGCACGCGCGCGCCTACGGCGAGACGCGCGCCGGGGAAGGGTTTCCACTCGCGAGCCGCGACGCGCTGGTGCACGCGCTCGAGCGCGGCTGCGTGGGCTCGTTGCTCACGACCGTCCCGCGCCTCGCGCCGACGCTCGGCGCGCTCGTCGACGACGAGCTCCGCGCCGCGCTGGTCGCGTGCACCGACGCGGGCGAGTGCGACGATCGCGCGCGCGCGATCCTCGAGTGGTCGCGCGCGAACGTGATGCGCGGCGATCCCGAGGGCGCGCCGATCCACGTGCTCCAGGGCGATCACGACGGGATCACGACGCCGGCGCGCACGCGGTGCATCGTCGATCATCTGCGCGCGAGCGCGATCGAGCCGCACGTGTGCGTGATGGACGCGGATCACCTCTCGATCGTCCCGCGCGGGGTGGGCCACACGATCGCGATCGTGGAGTCCGCGCTGCGCGGCGATCCGGCGCCCGGCTGCGCGAACGACGCGCTCCCCGAGTGCGTGCCGGAGTGA
- a CDS encoding TolB family protein, with protein sequence MTTSTSRDRVAILLALFAPLVTACTERSPGDGADSGPTIFDIDADTVLDAGGSDASLDAYVPREPVVFIASGAPSDAPDRFAGDGRSAQLPVVRYPVDGTMVPPNLSGLEIHWEPNGHTLFELRFDQDDETVLLVYAPCSVRGEGCALELGDLMWDELAEDRARGSYEVRVRGVGGEGALIGESEPITIELATEAVTGGLYFWSTDPAAIHRYDFDRGHRTSELFFDSADSGGHCVGCHALSRDGQTIAIGYGTTGPIAMVDVATRTESRQLDAEMSSFSPDGMELVTGGIPGSDVRPLQIVRTDGTGEPLVLGEGAAPDWAPDGRAIVFTDPAEALRITERDDAGTWTLRTAPLARTGARDEFGAFAPDSEWIAFSRITPSHLPGGIESHVYVVGREGGGTEQQLMRASTGTLDSMPRWNPSIFLHRRPGEGTGRRLFWITFTSNMQFGVEPSDRRRTIWMAAFDPGAEDGDPSYPAFRLPFQPTTGSNFIPQWTTRVQRMPCDDNGDCRRGEMCTDGICVPEII encoded by the coding sequence GTGACCACGAGCACGTCTCGCGACCGCGTCGCGATCCTCCTCGCGCTGTTCGCTCCGCTCGTCACCGCGTGCACCGAGCGCTCTCCAGGCGACGGTGCGGACTCGGGGCCCACCATCTTCGACATCGACGCCGACACGGTGCTCGACGCCGGGGGCTCGGATGCCTCGCTCGACGCGTACGTGCCGCGCGAGCCCGTGGTCTTCATCGCGTCGGGCGCGCCGAGCGACGCGCCCGATCGCTTCGCGGGCGATGGCCGCAGCGCGCAGCTGCCCGTCGTTCGTTATCCGGTCGACGGCACGATGGTGCCGCCGAACCTCAGCGGCCTCGAGATCCACTGGGAGCCCAACGGGCACACGCTCTTCGAGCTGCGCTTCGATCAGGACGACGAGACGGTGCTGCTCGTCTACGCGCCGTGCTCGGTGCGCGGCGAGGGCTGCGCGCTCGAGCTCGGCGATCTGATGTGGGACGAGCTCGCCGAAGATCGCGCGCGCGGCAGCTACGAGGTGCGGGTGCGCGGCGTCGGCGGCGAGGGCGCGCTCATCGGCGAGTCCGAGCCGATCACGATCGAGCTCGCGACCGAGGCGGTGACCGGCGGGCTCTACTTCTGGTCGACGGATCCCGCAGCAATCCACCGCTACGACTTCGATCGCGGCCACCGCACGTCGGAGCTCTTCTTCGACTCGGCGGACTCGGGCGGTCACTGCGTCGGGTGTCACGCGCTCTCGCGCGACGGGCAGACGATCGCGATCGGCTACGGCACGACGGGACCGATCGCGATGGTCGACGTCGCGACGCGCACCGAGTCGCGCCAGCTCGACGCGGAGATGTCGTCGTTCTCGCCCGACGGGATGGAGCTCGTGACCGGCGGCATCCCCGGCTCCGACGTGCGCCCGCTGCAGATCGTGCGCACCGACGGCACCGGCGAGCCGCTCGTGCTCGGCGAAGGCGCGGCCCCCGACTGGGCGCCCGATGGGCGCGCGATCGTGTTCACCGATCCCGCCGAGGCGCTGCGGATCACCGAGCGCGACGACGCGGGCACGTGGACGCTGCGCACCGCGCCGCTCGCGCGGACCGGCGCCCGCGACGAGTTCGGAGCGTTCGCGCCCGACTCGGAGTGGATCGCGTTCTCGCGCATCACCCCGAGCCACCTGCCGGGCGGGATCGAGTCGCACGTGTACGTCGTCGGCCGCGAGGGCGGCGGCACCGAGCAGCAGCTGATGCGCGCGTCGACGGGCACGCTCGACTCGATGCCGCGATGGAACCCGTCGATCTTCCTCCACCGTCGCCCTGGTGAAGGAACGGGGCGTCGCCTCTTCTGGATCACGTTCACCAGCAACATGCAGTTCGGCGTCGAGCCCTCGGATCGGCGGCGCACGATCTGGATGGCGGCGTTCGACCCCGGCGCGGAGGACGGCGATCCGTCGTACCCCGCGTTCCGCCTGCCGTTCCAGCCGACGACGGGCTCGAACTTCATCCCGCAGTGGACGACGCGCGTGCAGCGGATGCCGTGCGACGACAACGGCGACTGTCGGCGCGGCGAGATGTGCACGGACGGGATCTGCGTGCCGGAGATCATCTGA
- a CDS encoding PD40 domain-containing protein: MLSRATSFSVAALAVGIVLSACTEGGTRPPGGGGDGGAGGQDGATTSSPLRIEPADHRVAVTSGASVNVDYRAFLRQSDGSEREVTSEVTWLATVPTLGSFSGARFTSTPDRGGRTDIRATMGSTEALTSLTISLERIVITDGTPADAPTRFGGTADPSRAPELVYPDDATMVPSNLGELEFHYRTAGSTLFELHVQAGVLDLRIYFGCPESVGGGCIYTPDRDVWESIATAAAGQGPITYRLRGVNDAGQLGETAERTLTVSEEPITGGIYYWNAGAGRVERFEFGVRGAQAEPFIDSARTGATFCVGCHTVSRDGQRIAVGTDMPTTTFQVFDVATRNRIFSRGSSGGGLPGGGTPTQPNFASFSPDHLQIAASAIAGLSILDGTTGDVIAERLGGGAVSMPDWSPDGNHIAFVRYDAPPSIPGFPLVDVNGVTGGEIVRLDRSGSSWTVGPTLVAGSGNNYYPAYSPDGEWIVFNRSESNSNSAGMGDAMNPMPTLDATLWIVPSSGSGVATRLSRLAGLADSWAKWDPTEYRDRGRPLFWLTWTSRRAFGLRLAENARSQLWMAAFDPEAAAAGRDGGYPAFRLPFQNIESANHIGQWVTRVERLTCDDDTDCGGEFCVDGRCYSVPPLI; encoded by the coding sequence ATGCTGTCTCGTGCGACTTCCTTCTCCGTCGCGGCGCTCGCGGTGGGGATCGTCCTCTCGGCCTGCACCGAAGGCGGCACGCGCCCACCCGGCGGCGGCGGTGACGGCGGCGCCGGTGGTCAGGACGGCGCGACGACGAGCAGCCCGCTGCGCATCGAGCCCGCGGATCACCGGGTCGCGGTCACGAGCGGCGCGTCGGTGAACGTCGACTACCGCGCGTTCCTCCGCCAGAGCGACGGCAGCGAGCGCGAGGTCACGAGCGAGGTCACGTGGCTCGCGACGGTGCCGACGCTCGGCAGCTTCTCGGGCGCGCGCTTCACGTCGACGCCCGACCGCGGCGGTCGCACCGACATCCGCGCGACGATGGGCTCCACCGAGGCGCTCACCTCGCTGACGATCTCGCTCGAGCGCATCGTGATCACCGACGGAACGCCCGCCGACGCGCCCACGCGCTTCGGGGGCACCGCCGATCCCTCGCGCGCGCCCGAGCTCGTCTATCCCGACGACGCGACGATGGTTCCGTCGAACCTCGGCGAGCTCGAATTCCACTACCGCACCGCGGGCTCGACGCTCTTCGAGCTGCACGTGCAGGCGGGCGTGCTCGATCTGCGCATCTACTTCGGCTGTCCGGAGAGCGTCGGCGGTGGCTGCATCTACACGCCCGATCGCGACGTGTGGGAGTCGATCGCGACCGCGGCCGCGGGGCAGGGACCGATCACCTATCGCCTGCGCGGCGTGAACGACGCGGGGCAGCTCGGCGAGACCGCGGAGCGCACGCTCACCGTCTCCGAAGAGCCGATCACCGGCGGCATCTACTACTGGAACGCGGGCGCGGGCCGCGTCGAGCGCTTCGAGTTCGGTGTGCGCGGCGCGCAGGCCGAGCCGTTCATCGACTCGGCGCGCACCGGCGCGACCTTCTGCGTGGGCTGTCACACCGTCTCGCGCGACGGTCAGCGCATCGCGGTGGGCACCGACATGCCGACCACGACGTTCCAGGTGTTCGACGTCGCGACGCGCAACCGCATCTTCTCGCGCGGCTCGAGCGGCGGCGGTCTCCCGGGCGGCGGGACGCCGACCCAGCCCAACTTCGCGTCGTTCTCGCCCGATCACCTGCAGATCGCGGCGAGCGCGATCGCGGGGCTGAGCATCCTCGACGGCACGACCGGCGACGTGATCGCGGAGCGCCTCGGCGGCGGCGCGGTGTCGATGCCCGACTGGTCGCCCGACGGGAACCACATCGCGTTCGTGCGCTACGACGCACCTCCGTCGATCCCCGGCTTCCCGCTGGTCGACGTGAACGGCGTGACCGGCGGCGAGATCGTGCGGCTCGATCGCAGCGGCTCGAGCTGGACCGTGGGCCCCACGCTCGTCGCGGGCAGTGGCAACAACTACTACCCTGCGTATTCGCCCGACGGCGAGTGGATCGTCTTCAATCGGTCGGAGTCGAACAGCAACTCCGCGGGCATGGGAGACGCGATGAATCCCATGCCCACGCTCGATGCGACGTTGTGGATCGTGCCGAGCAGCGGGAGCGGCGTCGCGACGCGCTTGTCGCGCCTCGCGGGCCTCGCGGACTCGTGGGCGAAGTGGGATCCCACCGAATATCGCGATCGCGGTCGCCCGCTCTTCTGGCTGACGTGGACGAGCCGCCGCGCGTTCGGCCTGCGTCTCGCGGAGAACGCGCGATCGCAGCTGTGGATGGCGGCGTTCGATCCCGAGGCCGCGGCGGCGGGGCGCGACGGTGGATATCCCGCGTTCCGACTGCCGTTCCAGAACATCGAGAGCGCCAATCACATCGGACAGTGGGTGACCCGGGTCGAGCGATTGACGTGCGACGACGACACGGACTGTGGTGGTGAGTTCTGTGTCGACGGTCGCTGTTATTCGGTCCCGCCGCTGATCTGA